ATGCGCTGACAAGCGAATTCAGCATTTGACTTGTGCCGACGGCCAGTACGTTGGCTTTCCGGTATTTTTCAAAGCGAGCCCCGCCGTCGCCCGCGAGGTTGTCCACAAACGCGATTTGCGGGGCGTAATAACGTAAGACCTCGTCCGACAGTTCATGTGGAGTATCGGTGCTGACGTCTCGGAGATAGCCATTTTCCAGTAAGATGTCAGCAATCTCGTAGATTCTGTTGCGATATGGCGCTGGCAGACCCTCCGTCAAACTCGACAATGTATTCTGCCCGTCGAAGGCAGGCAGCAGCTTCTCTACCCATGCTTGAACGGACGTGCCTTCCATGTGGAATGACCCGAGATTGTTGCGAAAATACACCGCGCCCGTTTCATCCGGGAGAAAAAACGTGTCTGCCTTGACTTTTAGTCGCATCCAAGGTTGGACACTATCCATATTGACCCTCCTACAGCTAGGTGACCGCGAGAACAGAATGGTCGTAGCGTTTAAAACCTGGTGCCCACGCCAACAGCAAAGTAACCGTGTTTGCGAAGTAACCGTGTCTACCGCAAGTTGACCCCGTGGCCGCAAGAACCAGGCATTTCCCATATCATATCGACGACAGGGGCTCGAGGTTCACAAAAAACCCGCCCAACTACGCAGCGTGTTGAGCGGGCAATTACATGCATATTCGCGCCCTGTAGCGCCTTTAGGATATCTGGGGGATTACCAAAAGCAGCCTCCGCAGCGGAAACAGCCTGCACAGCCGAAGCACCCAGCACAACGAAAACATCCAGCGCATCCGGCGCATCCACCGCAGCGGAAACAACCGCCGCAACCACCGCAACGGAAACACCCGCCGCAACCACCGCATTGCACAAGGACTGTGTCGTACTTCCCGGTCTTTTGAGTCGGGCTCATCTGTCCTGCGTGCAGATCGCCGAGGTCCAGCTTCTGAATGTCCTTCTTGAAATCGTCCATTCGTCCACCCCCATTCTCGGAACATGCCATTGATGCGCGGCGCGGGCATCTGTGTCATTGGACCAATCGAGTGACACGCGAGTTGTCCACGGTCTCGACAGCAGCCTCGTGACGTCGTTTCACCACGCTTGCTGTCAATGTATGAAGCGTGGCCAATTGACCGTCAAGGCCCATACCTCGCGTCAAACACCCATTTCTGAAGGAGTTAGCGACGCAACCTCACCGATGCAACACTCGGTCTCAAAAAAAAGATCCGCGTTTGCACGCGGATCGGAGGCTGTAGAAGAAAAGCTCTGGGAGAAACTCGTGACCTCAGGACACCATGATTTTGCAGATGTCGTTGGTGAAGTCTACCGGATCGGCAATCGGAAGCCCTTCAATCAACAGGGCCTGATTGTAGAGTAGATTGGTAAACAGACGGAGCTTATCTTTGTCGGTTTCAAAAGCAGACTGCAATGCCTGAAACACCTCGTGGTGGATGTTCAGTTCCAGCACTTTCTCGGCTTTGACGTCTTGGTTATTCGGCATGGTTCGCAATACCTTTTCCATTTCAATGGTGATTTCTCCGTCAGCCGTCAAACATACAGGATGATTCTTTAACCGCTTGGATACCCGGACATCCTTGACTTTGTCGCCGAGAATATTTTTCATCTCATCAAACAACGCCTTGTCCTCTTTGGCCGCTTCGGCATCGTCCTGACTGTCATCCGCGTCAATCCCCAAATCGCCGCTCGAGACCGACCGGAATTCCTTTTCCTTGTATGTCATCAACATTTTGATGGCAAATTCGTCGACGTCTTCGATAAAATACAAAATCTCGTAACCCTTGTCTGCCACAAGTTCTGTCTGTGGCAGTTTGTTTATCCGCTCGTACGTTTCACCCGTCGCGTAGTAAATGTACTTTTGTTCCTCCGGCATCCTGGAAACGTATTCCGCTAATGTCACCAGTTTCTTTTCCTTCGACGAGTAGAACATGAGCAAATCCTGCAAATCGTCTTTGTTGCTGCCAAAGTCACTGTACACCCCGTATTTCAGCTGCGTACCAAACACCTTGTAGAAGGTCTCATATTTCTCTCGGTCGTCTTTTTGCAGGCGCTCCAACTCTTTGGTCACCTTGCTCTTGATGTTCTTTGCAATCAGCTTCAGTTGCTTGTCCTGCTGCAGGATTTCTCTGGAAATATTAAGTGAGAGGTCTTCTGAATCGACCATACCTTTGACAAAACTATAATAGTCAGGAAGCAAATCAGGAGCTTTGCTCATGATGAGCACGCCGTTCGAATACAGCTCGAGGCCTTTTTCGTATTCCTTTGTATAGTAGTCAAAAGGCGCGCGCTCAGGGATGTACAAAATTGCGTTATAGCGCACCGCTCCGTCAACACTGACGTGAAGATGTGCAAGCGGCTTGTCGAAGCCATAGTGCTTCTCCATGTAGAACGTTTCATAGTCCTCATCCGTCAGCTCACTCTTGTTCTTCCTCCAGATGGGAACCATGCTGTTGACCGTTTCCTCTTCGCTGTATTCCTCGAACTCGTCTTCACTGCCTTCTTTGGCCCGTTGCCCCGTCACTTCCATCTTGATGGGATAGCGGATGAAATCGGAATACTTCTTGATAATTGACCGGAGCCTATACTCTTCGAGATAGTCGTCATAGTGCTCATCTTCGCTGTTCTCTTTGATTTTGAGCATGATTTCCGTCCCGACGGTTTCCTTCTCGACTGGCTCAATCGTATACCCGTCGACCCCTGCCGATTCCCACTTGTATGCCGTGTCGCTCCCAAGTGCACGCGTGATGACGGTCACAACGTCCGCAACCATGAATGCAGAATAGAAGCCCACACCAAATTGCCCGATGATGCTGTGTTCGTCTTCGACCTCGTTGTCGCGCTTAAACGCGAGCGATCCGCTCTGGGCAATGACACCCAGGTTCTCTTCCAACTCTTCCTTGGTCATGCCAATGCCGGTATCACAAACAGTCAAGGTTCGATTGTCCTTGTCGGCTTTCACCCGGATATAGTAGCTGTCCTTATCAAATGCCAGGGTATCGTCCGTTAGGGCTTTATAATAGATCTTGTCAATCGCGTCACTCGCATTGGAGATCAATTCGCGCAGGAATATTTCCTTGTGCGAGTAGATGGAGTGCATCATCATTTCGAGTAGCCGTTGCGACTCCGCTTTAAATGGCGTCTTTTCCATCAGAGTTTCCCCTTTCGACCTGTCTTCGCTTGTCTCGCATGTGTTAAACAAACCGTACACGAGAAATTAGCACTCACGTTGTTAAAGTGCTGACAACAATGTTTATTTTACATATCCATAGGTTCTCGTCAATTTCAGGCGGCATCTTTTTATACACTCGAGGCAAAGGTTTCTGTATGATTGTCTCGTTATCCATGTCGATTCCGTCGCACTGCTGTGTTGATGGAACTTCGGCCGCGTTATTATCAGTGAGGAGTGTCGAATGTAGATGATTGGTGTAACGATAAAGGGGTATATCGATTCAATTTTGAATTTTATTTCCTATTTTGATAATGTGGTTCAGTTTTTGCTCTTTGCAGGTTCCACACTCATCGTCATCTTCATTTTTACGCTTCCCTATCGTTTACCCATTGTCACGACATTGAGAAATTTGGGCATCCCTGCCGTCCTAACTTATCGCATTGTCTGGTTATGCAGAAAAAACCCTCGTGTACACATCCGCCTGTTTATCGAGCTGAGCCTCATTCGCTCCAAAGGTGTCCATCGGAACCAACAGTGGTGGAGCAACCTTGCCAGCGAATTCATGCAGTGGTTAGACCAGCAATCACCGGGCCGCGACTATACGATTCCCGTGGAATCGTGCTTTGATTTAACGTCGGCAGAGTTCTCTGACAACATCCAGCACTATCTCTCCTTTCTCAAACAGGACAGGGCCCGTAAATTTTTTGGAATTCGACAGGACGATATGGTGTCCTTCGTGTCCATGATACATATCCGAGAAGGGTACCTAGCCCCAATTACGTTCATCACGGGCTTGCAAGACCGCTACAACGAGGACTGGAAGAAAATTATGGCGAACTACATGGCAGCGTTTGAGTCCAAAGATGCACAGAAAGTCGTTCCATCGGAATTGTTCCAAAGTTATACCTGGTTAATGTGGGGGCCGAGTTACCAAATCAACTACGACGAGAATGACTACAAGCTGATTCAGTACGGGTTTGGTGATGAATCCAATTCCATCCAGGTTGTGTTAAGGGACGATGCAGGCAGCAGAGAGACGTGGAGGGTACTCGACCGCGAGTTTGGCGGCGCTCATGATAAGAGCACCTTCGGTTTATACTGCGGTCTGACGGCGAGAATCTTTGATTCGAGCCACTACTTCACACAACAGCGTGCACGATTTCCCAGCCAGGCCCTGGCGTTCACGAATCGTCTAAGCGGTTCCGGGGTTCACTTCATCTTTGAATTGCAGGAGTCACACTCGCTGACGCCGCACAGAAAGCATACAGAGTACTTCTTTTCGGCATATCTGTGGTTGATGTTTACTGTGAATGACGGGAATCCGGAGACGCGATTCAATCCAAAAAATACGGTGATTTTCTTTGAACACGCCAATCTGGCGGATACCGGGAACTACGATTTTCTTCTCTCCTGTTTGATGTCAAAGTGTTTTCTTCACTTTTCTCAAGTGTTTGCGGACCCTTTGTCAAAGAATCGTTCCTATTCGTTTTGCTTCGCGATGAACAATGACATTAGAGATAGGTTCAATGAAGAACTCGCCAAACATCGAGCTGGCACAGACAACCCTGAACTGGCCCTCGCCTACCGCACGCGCGTGTTGGCAGAACCGAATTACTCACTTGACGAAGTACTCGATGCCTTTGATGCCTATTTTACAACGACCGAATCTCATCTGACGTTTATTGAAGTGAGCATAAAGGATGATGCGTCCATCCAAAAGCTCTGCGAGTTTTATGCTCACATTTATCTTCGAGAATTTCCCGATCCGAACGAACGAGAGAGTCTCGACAACATGCTTATGTACTTGTCGAAAAAGCAAACTCGCTGGTATGGACAGAACAACTACCATGTGACCCTGATGGTTGACCAACATCAGCGCATTGTCGGAGGCGCCATATACGACTACATCTTTAAAGCCAACTGTGGTGTGATGGAGTTCATGGCTGTTAACGCGGACCATCGAATGAAAGGCTACGGCCGCACCCTGTATAACCATGTTGTATCCGAGCTTCGATCCGACGCACGGAAATCCAATCGCAAACCGCTCCAATTCATGTTGGCGGAGGTCGACAACCCAATGTATGACCACGTAGACAGCGAAGAAGATGCCATCGGACGACTGCATTTTTGGACAAAACTAGGGTTCGAGGCGCTCAATTTCCCGTACGTCCAACCTGCCTTATCTCCGGAAAAGGAAGTCGTCAGGTCCCTTGTACTCACATATCGAACTTACGACGAATTGCCAAAGCCAACCAAGGTCCAGGTCGAAGCACTCATTCCTGCAATTGAGGAATACGCACGACTCGCAATGAGGATTGAAGACCCGCAGCAAAACACAGAAATACATGAGATGACAAACTATCTCCGTCAACATGGGGAAATCACAACCTATTCATTGCTCGACCTTGCCCCCGCTAAGCGTCGTGCCCTGATTTAACAGTATCCAGGACCGTCACCTATCTGGTACCATCACGAGTGTACACAACACTTCCTGGAGGTTCTCATGAACATCGATAACACCCACCAGACACGCTGGCAAATTGCCCTCATCTTGTTTTTTCTCACATCCGCCGTGGAATCGATGTCCATGAGCCATGTGTTTGCCTTTATGCCGGTCTATTTACAGTCGATGCATGTTTCTTACGTGGAAACCTGGGTTGGTATCCTGTCCGCGGTGACTTTCGTCGTCGGCCTGCCGCTCGTCCCGCTGTGGGGTGTATGGGCCGAGAGGTACGGTGGAAAAATCGTCGTCATCCGCAGTGCTTATGTGGAAATGATAGTGTTTGTCGTTCTTGCGCTCAGTCACTCTCTCATCGGAGTCTTTGCCGCCATGATGCTGGTAGGTTTTCAACTTGGCAACACAGGCATCATGCTCGCTGCGATCCGCCAGGCAACTCCTGATGGGCGTGTCGGGTTTGCAGTCTCCGTATTCAGCGTGTCGTCCTCAGTCGGCATGGCGGGCGGTCCCCTCGTAGGTGGAATCGTCACCGGACTTCACCTGCTGAATTTGCACGGACTGTACATGCTCGATGGCGGACTCTCCTTTCTGACCGGTTCCATGCTGCTTGCGTTTTACCGGGAACCGAAACCCAAATCTAAATCCACGCATGCATCTAGTCTCCAATCAGCGCAGGAGTCAGCTTGGAGTACGGCTTGGCGATCCATTCGCTTCACGTTCAGCCTGCCAGTGACCTGGAGTCTGTTTGCCATTTATACGGTCTTAATGATGGCTCGCCAGATGGTCAATCCCTATCTCCCTATCGCTATCGAACACCTGCCTCTACACATGCTGTCAACGACCATGTCTATCGGTGGTCTGATGGGACTAGCCGCTGTCATCGGAGCCATCATCACGATTGCGGCTGGACGATTGGGTGACAAAATTGGATTTAACCGAATTTTAATGATTGCGTTTATCGCTTCTCTCCCCGCAGTGCTTGTTCTTGGCCTAGCGCGAAATGTTGCCTGGTTTACTCTAGCTTTGACCGTGTTTAGCGCCGGTTACAGCATGGGCGGAGCCATGGTATTTGCGCTGTTCTCAACACGGATTCCCGAGACGCATCGAAGCACTGCAATGAATCTTGTTTACCTTCCTCTTTATGTGGGTGGCATCATTGGACCTGGTATTGCCTCAGCGCTTACCCGCGTGGGCCTGTTCGGTCCTTTTGCCGGGGCAGGCATCCTATTTCTGCTTGCTATCATCATTACGGCCACAACCCGTAAGCATACACAGACCGAGCCAGCCAACGCCAAGCTATCAGTGACAGGCTAAGCGCCGACGTAATCCCATAATTTACAGCAAACTTCGACGGTCAAATAAACGAATCCAGTTATCGAAACTATGTTAGAAAGGAGTATAAGTAACATCCGAATGCGCCGAACCAGTATTTGGGCGGGGGATATCTTTTCTTGGGGTGAAGGACGCTGTTGCGTCCCGGGCAACCTTTCTACCCGAATCCGTCAACTAACCTCGCAGGCGATAGAAGGGAGATCAAATGAATCGTTTTCCTTATGCCCGCTTAACCAGGACGGGTGCTGTTTGCTTATTCGCTTCTACGGTTTCGGCATGTTCCGTCGTATATACGCTGTCCGAGCATGTCGCGTTACCGATGCCGTCCACTTTAGCGACCCCTGAAAAGCCTGTGAATGCTCCGATGCTCTCTGCAGGGTCTGCAACTGCAGGGTCTGCAACTGCAGGGTCTGCAACTGCAAGGTCTGCAACTGCAGGGTCTGCAACTGCAAGGTCTGCAACTGCAGGGTCTGCAACTGCAGGGTCTGCAACTGCAGGGTCTGCAACTGCAAGGTCTGCCGCTGCAAGGTCTGCTGTTGCTCGGATGGTTCCCATCGGTCCGGTCTCTGCATTGGCTGTGAATGCTCTGATGGTCCCCGTAGATGCAAGCCCTGTATGGACAGCCAGTGCCAGATGCCCTTGGCCCGTCAGTGCGACATTGCCTGCAGGTACTACATGGCCTAGCAGCGCAACATGGCCCGTTAGCGTTACATGGCCTGTCAGTGCTCTGGCCGTTCAAATTGGTACGATTTCTCTCCTTTCCACTCCTGCTCCTGCGCCCTCATCTCAGGTTCTTCGCCTGCCGCTCTCAGCTCACACACTTGAAACATCGCTTAGTCAGGGCACGCTGATGCTCGATGTACTCCCGCCTGCCTTCATCTCCACCAGGTCTCAAGCACCGGTGCATGTGAAGACAAAACCGGTCCCTTCAAAGACCATAACCAGACCCGCCCACATTGCCCAGGTTACAGAGAAGCCACCGGTCAACGTCGCCACACGACCTACACCTAAAGTTCCAGTGAAGACGACAGTCCACGCTTCTGCGTCTGCATCGACAACGATTGCAAACATCGTTGGTGCCCCAGCCAACCTCATTCCCGTCTATCAAGCAGCGGGTCACCGCTATGGAATTCCCTGGACCGTTCTTGCCGCCATTCACAAGACTGAAACAGACTTTGCGACCTCCAACTGCGCCGTCAGCACCGCCGGGGCGCAGGGTCCCATGCAGTTTCTCCCGGCTACCTTTGC
The Alicyclobacillus curvatus genome window above contains:
- a CDS encoding heterocycloanthracin/sonorensin family bacteriocin encodes the protein MDDFKKDIQKLDLGDLHAGQMSPTQKTGKYDTVLVQCGGCGGCFRCGGCGGCFRCGGCAGCAGCFRCAGCFGCAGCFRCGGCFW
- a CDS encoding lytic transglycosylase domain-containing protein; translation: MVPIGPVSALAVNALMVPVDASPVWTASARCPWPVSATLPAGTTWPSSATWPVSVTWPVSALAVQIGTISLLSTPAPAPSSQVLRLPLSAHTLETSLSQGTLMLDVLPPAFISTRSQAPVHVKTKPVPSKTITRPAHIAQVTEKPPVNVATRPTPKVPVKTTVHASASASTTIANIVGAPANLIPVYQAAGHRYGIPWTVLAAIHKTETDFATSNCAVSTAGAQGPMQFLPATFAAYGVAAPGHSGSPNINNVDDAIYTAAHMLAADGYQTSPSNAIFAYNHSRAYVRQIETLAGI
- a CDS encoding GNAT family N-acetyltransferase: MIGVTIKGYIDSILNFISYFDNVVQFLLFAGSTLIVIFIFTLPYRLPIVTTLRNLGIPAVLTYRIVWLCRKNPRVHIRLFIELSLIRSKGVHRNQQWWSNLASEFMQWLDQQSPGRDYTIPVESCFDLTSAEFSDNIQHYLSFLKQDRARKFFGIRQDDMVSFVSMIHIREGYLAPITFITGLQDRYNEDWKKIMANYMAAFESKDAQKVVPSELFQSYTWLMWGPSYQINYDENDYKLIQYGFGDESNSIQVVLRDDAGSRETWRVLDREFGGAHDKSTFGLYCGLTARIFDSSHYFTQQRARFPSQALAFTNRLSGSGVHFIFELQESHSLTPHRKHTEYFFSAYLWLMFTVNDGNPETRFNPKNTVIFFEHANLADTGNYDFLLSCLMSKCFLHFSQVFADPLSKNRSYSFCFAMNNDIRDRFNEELAKHRAGTDNPELALAYRTRVLAEPNYSLDEVLDAFDAYFTTTESHLTFIEVSIKDDASIQKLCEFYAHIYLREFPDPNERESLDNMLMYLSKKQTRWYGQNNYHVTLMVDQHQRIVGGAIYDYIFKANCGVMEFMAVNADHRMKGYGRTLYNHVVSELRSDARKSNRKPLQFMLAEVDNPMYDHVDSEEDAIGRLHFWTKLGFEALNFPYVQPALSPEKEVVRSLVLTYRTYDELPKPTKVQVEALIPAIEEYARLAMRIEDPQQNTEIHEMTNYLRQHGEITTYSLLDLAPAKRRALI
- the htpG gene encoding molecular chaperone HtpG, with the translated sequence MEKTPFKAESQRLLEMMMHSIYSHKEIFLRELISNASDAIDKIYYKALTDDTLAFDKDSYYIRVKADKDNRTLTVCDTGIGMTKEELEENLGVIAQSGSLAFKRDNEVEDEHSIIGQFGVGFYSAFMVADVVTVITRALGSDTAYKWESAGVDGYTIEPVEKETVGTEIMLKIKENSEDEHYDDYLEEYRLRSIIKKYSDFIRYPIKMEVTGQRAKEGSEDEFEEYSEEETVNSMVPIWRKNKSELTDEDYETFYMEKHYGFDKPLAHLHVSVDGAVRYNAILYIPERAPFDYYTKEYEKGLELYSNGVLIMSKAPDLLPDYYSFVKGMVDSEDLSLNISREILQQDKQLKLIAKNIKSKVTKELERLQKDDREKYETFYKVFGTQLKYGVYSDFGSNKDDLQDLLMFYSSKEKKLVTLAEYVSRMPEEQKYIYYATGETYERINKLPQTELVADKGYEILYFIEDVDEFAIKMLMTYKEKEFRSVSSGDLGIDADDSQDDAEAAKEDKALFDEMKNILGDKVKDVRVSKRLKNHPVCLTADGEITIEMEKVLRTMPNNQDVKAEKVLELNIHHEVFQALQSAFETDKDKLRLFTNLLYNQALLIEGLPIADPVDFTNDICKIMVS
- a CDS encoding MFS transporter, whose protein sequence is MNIDNTHQTRWQIALILFFLTSAVESMSMSHVFAFMPVYLQSMHVSYVETWVGILSAVTFVVGLPLVPLWGVWAERYGGKIVVIRSAYVEMIVFVVLALSHSLIGVFAAMMLVGFQLGNTGIMLAAIRQATPDGRVGFAVSVFSVSSSVGMAGGPLVGGIVTGLHLLNLHGLYMLDGGLSFLTGSMLLAFYREPKPKSKSTHASSLQSAQESAWSTAWRSIRFTFSLPVTWSLFAIYTVLMMARQMVNPYLPIAIEHLPLHMLSTTMSIGGLMGLAAVIGAIITIAAGRLGDKIGFNRILMIAFIASLPAVLVLGLARNVAWFTLALTVFSAGYSMGGAMVFALFSTRIPETHRSTAMNLVYLPLYVGGIIGPGIASALTRVGLFGPFAGAGILFLLAIIITATTRKHTQTEPANAKLSVTG